The genomic DNA AACTAAGATCGGTTACATCTAAACCTACGAGCACGGACTCTTTCTCTCAGCATTTACAGAAAGCATTACAACCAGAAAAACTAACATTAAGTAAACATGCAAAAGAGCGAATGTCCCAAAGGGGTATTCAAATCGATGAGGCCAAGTGGGGCCAAATTCAAGAGAAAGTAAATGAAGCGAAGAAAATGGGTGTTAAAGATTCGCTCGTATTGTTACAGGATGCAGCCCTTATTGTCAGTGCAAAAAATAATACAGTGATAACGGCTATGGATCGGCAGGAAGCTACTGCACAAATTTTTACAAATATTAATGGAACGATCATTTTAGAATAATTGTTTTGGCTGGACCAACTGGAGGCCAACAAGCTACGGACCGATAGAAGTAGCTTACTATGAAAGGGGAAACGAAATCATGCTACGTTCAATGTACTCAGGTATTAGTGGAATGAAAAACTTCCAAACTAAATTAGATGTTATTGGTAACAATATTGCAAACGTAAATACGTATGGCTTCAAAAAAGGTCGTGTAACATTTAAAGACACAATGAACCAAATGGTGTCAGGGGCAAGTGCATCACAAGATAACCGAGGAGGGAAAAACCCTACACAGGTTGGTCTCGGTTCTACATTAGCAACCATTGATACCATTCATACACAATCAAGTTTGCAAACTACGGGTCGCTCACTTGACTTAGCGATCTCAGGTGATGGTTACTTTATGGTTAAACAAGGAGATGCACAGTTCTATACAAGAGCTGGTAACTTCTACTTAGATGATAATGGTTCTTTAGTAAACGGCGATGGGTACAAAGTACAGGCCTTTACTATAGATCCAAATACAGGAAATGTATCTAACCAGTTCGGTGATGTGGCTGTAAACGTAAATGCAGTATTACCTCCGGTTACAACTGATATTATTTCAATCTCGGGGAACCTTGCAAGTAATTCAGTGAGCGATGGAACACCATTCACACAACAGGTTCAAGTAATTGATAATTCTGGCCAAGCACACAGAGTTGATGTCAAATTTACAAAAACAGATGAAGATCTTTGGGAAGTGAGTGTAAATGATACACTTCTGACTACGCTTGATTTTGAGAATGGTACTGTAACACCACAAGAATTTACTGGTAACATTACTACTGATTCATCGTCAATCAATGGTGTTACATTTAACTTTAGTGAGTTAACTCAAGTAGCTGGAAGCACAAGTGCACTAGTTAATCCTAACGGAAACACAGAAGGAGCTCTAGAGAGCTTTAACATCGGTTCTTCTGGTGAAATCAATGGAGTATATTCAAACGGTTTAGTAAGAACTCTTGGTGTACTTGCTCTAGCTAAATTCAGCAACTCATCAGGTTTAACAAAGGCTGGAGGAAACCTTTTCCAAGAGTCCATTAACTCTGGTGTGGCAAATATTAATGTAGCAGGTGAAGGTAGAGGTTCAATCGCAGCTGGTACATTAGAAATGTCAAACGTTGACTTATCTGAAGAATTTACTGAAATGATCTCTGCACAAAGAGGATTCCAAGCAAATACACGTATTATTACAACATCAGATGAAATCTTACAAGAGCTTGTAAACTTAAAACGATAAGCTAAGGGAGGGATAGGGTTGAGCCAAACACTCAACCCTAATAATAGCCGTGATTAAAGTAACCCGTCTAAATGGCAAGTCATTCATGTTAAATGCTGTTTATATTGAAACAATCGAATCTTTTCCCGATACGACCATCACGCTTTCAAATGGGCGGAAATATGTCGTAAAAGAGGCAGAGGATCAAGTTTATGAAGCAATACAGAAGTTTTATCAATCTGTCAACCTTTTAGGACGGCTTCAGGTGGAGGATAAAGAAAATGAAGAAAAATAAGCTAGTCATGATTATGGCAATCTTGCTAGTCGCAATAACACTGGTTGGTGCCATAGCGGTTGTAGTGATTCTTAAGGTTACTGGGGAAGATAAAGAAAAGGAATTAACCATTGATGAAGTGCTAGAAGCATCAGTAGATATTCCACAAATGACAGCAAACCTTGCTAGTAATGACTTTATTCGTATCTCATTCAAAATTCAAACTGATAGTGTAAAAGCAAAAGAAGAATTAGAAAAAAGAGATTTCCAGGTGAAAAACATCATCATTTTAGAGTTATCTGAAAAAACTGCTGAGGATTTAAAAGGAAAAGAAGGTCAGCAAAAGCTAGAGAATGACTTAAAAACGAAGATTTCTGAGATCATGCAAGAAGGAAAAGTAGAGCATGTGTATATTACAGAATCACTCCTCCAGTAAGATAGCAACCTTAGAGAGGAAGAACGGAGGTGAGGACATTTGTCAGGTGAAGTACTCTCACAGAGTGAAATAGATGCTCTCTTATCGGCACTCTCAACTGGAGAAATGGATGCGGATGAGTTAAAAAAGGAGCAATCTGAGAAGAAAGTTCGTGTGTATGATTTTAAAAGGGCACTAAGATTCTCGAAGGATCAAATCCGTAGTCTAACGCGAATACACGAGAATTTTGCTCGATTGTTGACCACGTATTTCTCAGCTCAATTACGTACGTATGTGCAAATTTCTGTTGCATCAGCAGACCAAATTCCTTATGAGGAATTCATTCGCTCCATTCCGAAAATGACAATTTTAAACGTTTTCGAGGTTCCGCCACTTGAAGGAAGAATCCTGATGGAAGTGAATCCAAATATCGCTTATGCCATGCTAGACCGCCTTATGGGTGGTAGAGGTTCCAGTATTAATAAGGTAGAGAATTTAACAGAAATTGAAACAAAGATCATGTCCAATACATTTGAAAAATCCTTTGATAACTTACAGGAAGCTTGGTCAACGATTTCAGAAATTGATCCGTATTTAGCTGCGTTTGAGGTCAATCCTCAATTTCTGCAAATGGTATCTCCGAATGAGACGGTTGTCGTAATCTCTCTTAATACCGTGATTGGGGAAACAACTGGAATGATCAATATTTGTATTCCTCATGTTGTGTTAGAACCGATCATTCCAAAGCTTTCTGTTCACTATTGGATGCAAACAGAAAAGAAGGAAAGAGAACCGCAGGAGATTGCTCAATTAGAAAAAAGAATTCAAACAGCTACTGTTCCTATTTCTGCAGAGCTTGGACATTCGGAAATTTCTATTCAAGATTTCCTATTGCTAGATATTGGTGATGTTATTGAGTTGAATCAAGCAATCGATAGAGCATTAACAATTAAAGTTGGAGATATACCTAAATTCTTGGCCCAACCAGGAAAGGTAAATAAAAAGCTTGCAGTGCAAGTATTAGAGACATTGAAGGGAGGAGACGATGATGGTGAGTGATGGCATGCTTTCACAAGATGAAATAGATGCTCTTCTAAGAGGAACAGATGAACCTGATAATGACATGGCAACAGAAGAAGCCATTAATGTGGAAGATTATCTTTCTTCGATGGAACAAGATGCTCTTGGGGAGATTGGTAATATTTCATTTGGTAGTTCAGCAACAGCACTATCAACTCTTCTAAATCAAAAAGTAGATATTACCACACCTACTGTAGTTGTCATACCAAAGAATAGACTAGCAGAGGAATTCCCACAACCATATGTTGCGATACAAGTGAGTTATACGGAAGGATTTTCAGGAACCAATCTGTTAGTTATCCAGCAGTCTGATGCAGCAATCATAGCTGATTTAATGTTAGGCGGGGATGGGATACAACCAGCCGACCTAATGGGAGAAATCCAATTAAGTGCAGTGCAAGAAGCAATGAATCAAATGATGGGCTCTTCAGCCACTTCGATGTCGACCATTTTTAGTAAAAAGGTAGATATTTCACCGCCTTCGATTGACATGTTAAATGTACTTGAAGGGGAAGGGACAGACAGACTTCCAGTCGATGATATGTTAGTGAAAATTTCTTTCCGACTAAAAGTGGGTGAATTAATCGACTCTAGTATCATGCAATTGGTACCATTAGAGTTTGCAAAAGGACTAGTGGAAGAATTATTAAATCCAAGTCCCACAAATGAAAAGGAATCAGGTAAAATAGAGGATACGAGTGCTCATAGGGCTAATGACCTAGTGGAGCCTACACCAATTCCAAGTGCAGGGCAGCAACCTCCAATGCAAGGAGGCTATGGTGGACAAATGCAACCACCAAC from Robertmurraya sp. FSL R5-0851 includes the following:
- a CDS encoding TIGR02530 family flagellar biosynthesis protein is translated as MDKSMFRPIHSQPISNHQLRSVTSKPTSTDSFSQHLQKALQPEKLTLSKHAKERMSQRGIQIDEAKWGQIQEKVNEAKKMGVKDSLVLLQDAALIVSAKNNTVITAMDRQEATAQIFTNINGTIILE
- the flgF gene encoding flagellar basal-body rod protein FlgF codes for the protein MLRSMYSGISGMKNFQTKLDVIGNNIANVNTYGFKKGRVTFKDTMNQMVSGASASQDNRGGKNPTQVGLGSTLATIDTIHTQSSLQTTGRSLDLAISGDGYFMVKQGDAQFYTRAGNFYLDDNGSLVNGDGYKVQAFTIDPNTGNVSNQFGDVAVNVNAVLPPVTTDIISISGNLASNSVSDGTPFTQQVQVIDNSGQAHRVDVKFTKTDEDLWEVSVNDTLLTTLDFENGTVTPQEFTGNITTDSSSINGVTFNFSELTQVAGSTSALVNPNGNTEGALESFNIGSSGEINGVYSNGLVRTLGVLALAKFSNSSGLTKAGGNLFQESINSGVANINVAGEGRGSIAAGTLEMSNVDLSEEFTEMISAQRGFQANTRIITTSDEILQELVNLKR
- the fliY gene encoding flagellar motor switch phosphatase FliY, whose protein sequence is MVSDGMLSQDEIDALLRGTDEPDNDMATEEAINVEDYLSSMEQDALGEIGNISFGSSATALSTLLNQKVDITTPTVVVIPKNRLAEEFPQPYVAIQVSYTEGFSGTNLLVIQQSDAAIIADLMLGGDGIQPADLMGEIQLSAVQEAMNQMMGSSATSMSTIFSKKVDISPPSIDMLNVLEGEGTDRLPVDDMLVKISFRLKVGELIDSSIMQLVPLEFAKGLVEELLNPSPTNEKESGKIEDTSAHRANDLVEPTPIPSAGQQPPMQGGYGGQMQPPTQTHPNQEQWGQVPPPGYYQAPPTQVYPQGPQHFGSPYASMGAQPNVQPASFSSFEQYPPLQQSESKNLDMLLDIPLQVTVELGRTRRSVKEILELSAGSIIELDKLAGEPVDILVNNRLIAKGEVVVIDENFGVRVTDIISQSDRIKKLR
- the fliL gene encoding flagellar basal body-associated protein FliL, whose protein sequence is MKKNKLVMIMAILLVAITLVGAIAVVVILKVTGEDKEKELTIDEVLEASVDIPQMTANLASNDFIRISFKIQTDSVKAKEELEKRDFQVKNIIILELSEKTAEDLKGKEGQQKLENDLKTKISEIMQEGKVEHVYITESLLQ
- a CDS encoding flagellar FlbD family protein — protein: MIKVTRLNGKSFMLNAVYIETIESFPDTTITLSNGRKYVVKEAEDQVYEAIQKFYQSVNLLGRLQVEDKENEEK
- the fliM gene encoding flagellar motor switch protein FliM, coding for MSGEVLSQSEIDALLSALSTGEMDADELKKEQSEKKVRVYDFKRALRFSKDQIRSLTRIHENFARLLTTYFSAQLRTYVQISVASADQIPYEEFIRSIPKMTILNVFEVPPLEGRILMEVNPNIAYAMLDRLMGGRGSSINKVENLTEIETKIMSNTFEKSFDNLQEAWSTISEIDPYLAAFEVNPQFLQMVSPNETVVVISLNTVIGETTGMINICIPHVVLEPIIPKLSVHYWMQTEKKEREPQEIAQLEKRIQTATVPISAELGHSEISIQDFLLLDIGDVIELNQAIDRALTIKVGDIPKFLAQPGKVNKKLAVQVLETLKGGDDDGE